In Paramormyrops kingsleyae isolate MSU_618 chromosome 13, PKINGS_0.4, whole genome shotgun sequence, a single window of DNA contains:
- the LOC111858138 gene encoding transcription factor Maf-like isoform X2, translating into MASELAMSSPDLPTSPLAMQYVNDFDLMKFEVKKEPLEPDRSISQCSRPIAGGSLSSTPMSTPCSSVPPSPSFSAPSPGSGSEQKAHLEDFYWMTGYQQQLNPEALGFSPEDAVEALISSTHQLQTFDGYARGQQFAGAAGAGGTMAGEEMGSAAAVVSAVIAAAAAQNGAPHHHHHHHHAGGHHQASGVQSNGSSGGNHQHMHLDDRFSDEQLVTMSVRELNRQLRGVSKEEVIRLKQKRRTLKNRGYAQSCRFKRVQQRHVLEGEKTQLIQQVDHLKQEISRLVRERDAYKEKYEKLVSNGFRENGSSSDNNPSSPEFFMSSRKFLHL; encoded by the exons ATGGCATCAGAGCTGGCGATGAGCAGCCCCGACCTGCCCACCAGTCCCCTGGCCATGCAATATGTTAATGACTTCGATCTGATGAAGTTTGAAGTGAAGAAGGAGCCGCTGGAGCCCGATCGCAGCATCAGCCAGTGCAGCCGCCCGATCGCCGGGGGATCCCTGTCTTCCACCCCGATGAGCACGCCTTGCAGTTCGGTACCTCCTTCTCCGAGCTTCTCGGCGCCCAGTCCGGGCTCCGGGAGCGAGCAGAAGGCACACTTGGAGGATTTCTACTGGATGACCGGTTACCAGCAGCAGTTGAATCCCGAGGCTTTGGGCTTCAGCCCCGAAGACGCCGTGGAGGCGCTGATCAGCAGCACTCACCAGCTTCAGACCTTCGATGGATATGCTAGAGGGCAGCAGTTTGCCGGTGCAGCCGGAGCAGGAGGCACCATGGCCGGAGAAGAGATGGGCTCTGCCGCCGCAGTGGTGTCTGCTGTCATTGCGGCTGCTGCAGCCCAGAACGGAGCTcctcatcatcaccaccaccaccaccacgccGGGGGTCATCACCAGGCGTCCGGGGTTCAATCTAACGGCAGCTCAGGGGGAAACCACCAGCACATGCATCTGGACGACCGGTTCTCGGACGAGCAGCTGGTGACCATGTCGGTGCGGGAGCTCAATCGGCAGCTACGCGGGGTCAGCAAAGAAGAAGTGATCAGGCTAAAGCAGAAAAGGAGGACCCTCAAAAACCGAGGCTATGCCCAGTCATGCCGCTTCAAGAGGGTTCAGCAGAGGCACGTCCTGGAAGGCGAGAAGACCCAGCTAATTCAGCAAGTAGACCACCTCAAACAAGAGATCTCCAGGCTGGTCCGGGAGAGGGATGCGTACAAGGAGAAGTACGAGAAGCTTGTCAGCAATGGCTTCAGAGAAAACGGCTCCAGCAGTGACAACAACCCTTCGTCTCCAGAGTTTTTCAT GTCCTCAAGAAAGTTTCTGCATCTGTGA
- the LOC111858138 gene encoding transcription factor Maf-like isoform X1, giving the protein MASELAMSSPDLPTSPLAMQYVNDFDLMKFEVKKEPLEPDRSISQCSRPIAGGSLSSTPMSTPCSSVPPSPSFSAPSPGSGSEQKAHLEDFYWMTGYQQQLNPEALGFSPEDAVEALISSTHQLQTFDGYARGQQFAGAAGAGGTMAGEEMGSAAAVVSAVIAAAAAQNGAPHHHHHHHHAGGHHQASGVQSNGSSGGNHQHMHLDDRFSDEQLVTMSVRELNRQLRGVSKEEVIRLKQKRRTLKNRGYAQSCRFKRVQQRHVLEGEKTQLIQQVDHLKQEISRLVRERDAYKEKYEKLVSNGFRENGSSSDNNPSSPEFFIEHGDRMPTAQNDQHRHEAQL; this is encoded by the coding sequence ATGGCATCAGAGCTGGCGATGAGCAGCCCCGACCTGCCCACCAGTCCCCTGGCCATGCAATATGTTAATGACTTCGATCTGATGAAGTTTGAAGTGAAGAAGGAGCCGCTGGAGCCCGATCGCAGCATCAGCCAGTGCAGCCGCCCGATCGCCGGGGGATCCCTGTCTTCCACCCCGATGAGCACGCCTTGCAGTTCGGTACCTCCTTCTCCGAGCTTCTCGGCGCCCAGTCCGGGCTCCGGGAGCGAGCAGAAGGCACACTTGGAGGATTTCTACTGGATGACCGGTTACCAGCAGCAGTTGAATCCCGAGGCTTTGGGCTTCAGCCCCGAAGACGCCGTGGAGGCGCTGATCAGCAGCACTCACCAGCTTCAGACCTTCGATGGATATGCTAGAGGGCAGCAGTTTGCCGGTGCAGCCGGAGCAGGAGGCACCATGGCCGGAGAAGAGATGGGCTCTGCCGCCGCAGTGGTGTCTGCTGTCATTGCGGCTGCTGCAGCCCAGAACGGAGCTcctcatcatcaccaccaccaccaccacgccGGGGGTCATCACCAGGCGTCCGGGGTTCAATCTAACGGCAGCTCAGGGGGAAACCACCAGCACATGCATCTGGACGACCGGTTCTCGGACGAGCAGCTGGTGACCATGTCGGTGCGGGAGCTCAATCGGCAGCTACGCGGGGTCAGCAAAGAAGAAGTGATCAGGCTAAAGCAGAAAAGGAGGACCCTCAAAAACCGAGGCTATGCCCAGTCATGCCGCTTCAAGAGGGTTCAGCAGAGGCACGTCCTGGAAGGCGAGAAGACCCAGCTAATTCAGCAAGTAGACCACCTCAAACAAGAGATCTCCAGGCTGGTCCGGGAGAGGGATGCGTACAAGGAGAAGTACGAGAAGCTTGTCAGCAATGGCTTCAGAGAAAACGGCTCCAGCAGTGACAACAACCCTTCGTCTCCAGAGTTTTTCAT